GAAATAACCCAAAACAGCACAAACCGCAGCAACAGCATTGCCTTCTTTCAAAAGAACCTTAAACACAAATCCAAACACTTCTCTTGTAATCTTACGAGCTTCAACAACCAATACCCTTCTCGATTTCCCAAAAAACGCAAGCAACACAACCACCGATATCCAGATCACCATAACCGCCGGAACCGCAACCGCAGCCGCCGCAACCATCGACATGGCTCCAAACACAGCTCCTAACACCACAGACGCGTAAACCGCCGGTAATCTTGACGGAGACGGCGATGACGTGTACTGGAGCTTGTACCAGCTAAGCACAGATGTGAGAAAGTTCCATGAGGAAGCCAGGAGAATCGCGTAGACAGCTACAAAGAGACAAACCCATGTCCGTCTCTTGCTCATGATTCGCATAAAGATAAGGTACGATCTTGGAGGAGAGCCATTCGATGTTCTTGGCGATCCTGTTGGATCCATCATCGGCGATCtgattgagattttttattgagggattttttctttctttgtgttgGAAATTGAAATCTCCGTGATTTGAGATTTGTGCTGAAgaactagaagaagaagaagaagaagaagaagaagagagagagcacaaaaaaaaaagtgaaagtcTTCAGATTTGGGGAAAATAGATTAGTTCACGTGAGTCCCACTCTCATGTTAAAGCGCGTGTTAATCACTCGTTGGTTTAGAGGCTTGTAGTGGAGTACACGCGCTTAAGTTtcgttttatttattgatttccCCCAAAAGAGACCAGACATGGAAATTAGGAACAAATGAATATACATGGAAACTGCGTGAACTCACTCtgatcaaaaatattattatttccaTTAATATCACTTAATTACTCTTTTCTTCgtttatttctttctcctctcggaattatgaaattaaatacTAATGACGAAACGCGATTTCTGTTTATACCATTTTTTACTTCAACAAATCTGTTTGAGACGTAATgcattatcttcttttttttttttagtttagtcGTATAGCAAGTTAgggacaaacaaacaaatgcgatttgtctttccttttcttttttttaatgcgATTTGGCTTGATAGTGCGCCTCTACGCTTATTATAGCcgacaaactaaaataaaagaatcgTCTATTTATTCTAACCTTTAATGAcattttaccttttttgttttgttttgttttgtctatcTTTTATGAAGAAGACTCTAAAGGAACGAAACTTCTTGACGTTCACCGCTAGCAAATTCTTGAATGCATGCGattgtctttttcttatgGAAGTCTTAGCTTTTTCTCTTGAATATGGATTTTAATATTCTTCCGTCTAGTCATCAAATGAGATTAAGCATTTATCTACAATATATGGAACACTAATCATATAAGTTGAGAATCtacaatcaaacatttttaaaattggatATGGATGTGGTATTGTATGGTAAACCATCTTCCAAGTAATTGGACATTTGGAATACTAAGATTTACTTGGCATATGAAACAATTTAACGTCCCTTGACATTTGTAACAATTTCACGTACGAACGATTGCAACGACTTTGTTATGTGTCAAACGCTTTTCTAATATGGAAGTTGACACGACTTTGAGAATTAATTTGTAAGaacattaaacaaataatcttCCAGTTTTGTAGTCTTCTATTGATGTACACTTCAAAGAATCTTCTAGTTCATAATCCCATGACCGGAAACGGAGTCCAATTTTGCCATACAACACGGTCGCGATGGCAAATTGGCAACACCGCATGGTCCGCATGCCGATGAAGGTGTCGGCATCCTATTGACGATCTCTATATTTAATacactttgatttttttttaaaataagtaaatgAATTAGTTCTAAAGACATCGGGCTGTCGTGTGAGCCAAGTAAATTAAAGTATTTCataaattattctattttagttatttacaaACACACGCGTGTGCACATGTATTTGGCAAATTATTTGAGTCAAACAACATCTTCCTATCACAATTCTGAACTTCTTTATACTCGtgattaatttcttatatttttgtcttcACTGTTTTAGTCCACATGTTAAATTATAAGAACTTCATACACGAAAactaaacaattaaaaaaaaaaaaaaaaactaaacaattaGAATAATTTCAAACGAAATAAAAAGTCAATACAATTAGTCTTGTAAGAGCGATGATCAAATAGATTGAAAGACTATAATAATGCTCtaagtttattttaaaattttcaaccAATTTTATCTACCATTTAAaaggttgacaaaaaaaaaatgttgactAAAACAAGTCTTGATACAATTATTTGAATAGGCTGAATGATGATACCAATCAAACTtacatttaataaaatctgaacattttaaaaaataaaaataaatgaaagagaattccatgaatgatgatgagatagaGCCATAGAgagactgagagagagagatgtggAGAAAAATCTAACTTTGGTCGACGAAAGGCGGCTAAGTTGGTTATTGACATTtagctattttttttatgaatccGTTCATACATCGATCGATGATAGTGACTCACTCTACGTAATCGTTTAATTAGTCAAATCTGCTACaactaacaaataaaaatctccCCTTTCCTTACATATTCTCTCCGCAACCCTCTTTGATTCTATTCAACGCTTTGCCTAAAGTCAATCTTCATCAATTTCTCTCCATTCCTTCACTCAATTCCGgccaaagttttgatttttccggTTCGAATCACTCTTTCTGGGGATTTCACAGTGTACTGTGTGTGGTcttccgaagaagaagaagaattcaaaAATACGATCTTGTTGGTTTTCGTGAATTGGGTATTTCCCGCTGAGCCGTTGAAGTTGTGTGTTTGTTCTGAGTGgattgaaattagggtttagattttagggAAGTGAATGGATTGGGTTGTGAATAATAAAGGTTAAGTTTTTCTGTAGATTGGTTATGTGTGTAGATTCATGTTCTAGAGAGCATACGAATGGGTTGTGTGAATTCTAGGCATAGGCCTTTTAGAAGAAAGTCAACAACACTGAAAGAGTCATCAGAGGAGAAACGTTCCTCTCGGATTGATTCGTCGAGGAGGATTGATGATTGGATTCAACCGGAAGATGGGTTTGATAGATTGAGTAACAGTGGAGATGCTAAAGTTAGGTTGATTGAATCCGAAATGTTTAGTACAAGTAGGTGTCATGATCATCAGATTGGGAAGATATTAGAGAATCCTGCGACAGTTGCTCATATGGATAGAGTTGTGCATGATCAGGAATTGAGAAGGGCCTCTAGTGCTGTTGTAGACTCGGACTTGGATATTGATCCAAAGGTTGTTAAGGCCAAGCTAGATAGATGGAATAGCAAAGATTCCAAAGTTCGGTTGATTGAATCTGAAAAGTTGAGTTCTAGCATGTTTTCTGAGCATCATCAGATAGAGAAGGGAGTAGAGAAACCTGAGGTTGAAGCTTCGGTTCGAGTGGTTCATCGGGAACTGAAGAGGGGTTCAAGCATTGTTAGTCCAAAGGATGCAGAGCGGAAGCAAGTGGCAGCAGGATGGCCGTCTTGGCTGGTCTCTGTTGCTGGTGAGTCACTAGTGGATTGGGCTCCACGACGAGCAAATACTTTTGAAAAGCTGGAGAAagtaagtttcttttgttaccACTCTTTGGTCCAGATCCTGTTTCTGTTTAATAGAACCTTCTTTCTTATGGATGCAGATTGGCCAAGGAACATATAGCAGCGTATACAGAGCTCGCGATCTTCTTCATAACAAGATTGTTGCGCTAAAAAAAGTCCGGTTTGATCTTAACGATATGGAAAGTGTTAAGTTTATGGCAAGAGAGATCATAGTAATGCGACGGCTTGATCATCCTAATGTCCTGAAATTGGAAGGATTGATCACTGCCCCTGTCTCATCGTCCCTTTACTTAGTTTTTGAGTACATGGATCATGATCTCTTAGGACTTTCTTCACTACCTGGTGTCAAGTTTACAGAGCCTCAGGTACTGCACATAAATGTTGAGCTACCCTAATGTCAAAAGCATAGATTTTTCTTTCCGCTTCAAAATCCgtttcttttatgtttctgtTGTTTAGGTTAAATGTTACATGCGACAACTTCTAAGTGGGCTTGAACATTGTCACAGCCGTGGCGTTCTTCACCGTGATATAAAAGGCTCAAACCTACTAATTGACAGTAAGGGAGTCTTGAAGATAGCAGATTTTGGGTTAGCAACTTTTTTCGACCCTGCAAAAAGTGTTTCATTGACTAGCCATGTTGTCACTCTTTGGTACCGGCCACCAGAACTTTTGCTTGGAGCCTCTCATTACGGTGTTGGGGTTGATTTATGGAGCACAGGTTGCATCTTAGGTGAATTATATGCCGGTAAACCGATCCTCCCTGGAAAAACCGAGGTATGCAAATTCTCGTAGATTTCATTTCCTCCAAATTCAGGTTGCATCTTGTTTGCTTCAACTCAAATGTAGCCCTTAATCTTTCTAGGTAGAACAATTGCATAAAATCTTCAAGCTTTGCGGTTCACCAACAGAAAATTACTGGAGAAAACAGAAGTTACCATCTTCAGCTGGATTCAAAACCGCGATTCCTTATAGGCGGAAAGTATCAGAGATGTTTAAGGACTTTCCTGCAAGTGTTCTTTCACTTTTAGAGACTTTACTCTCCATAGATCCTGATCACCGGAGCTCTGCAGATCGTGCCCTTGAGAGTGAGGTAACTGGTTCATGATGTTTTACTATGTTCTTGGTTTACTGAGATCATGGAAGCATTAGTGACAAAACTCTGTTCTTTTGTCAGTACTTCAAAACCAAGCCGTTTGCTTGCGATCCATCGAACTTACCAAAATATCCTCCTAGTAAAGAGATTGATGCGAAAATGCGTGATGAAGCGAAAAGGCAACAACCTATGAGGGcggagaaacaagaaagacaaGACTCTATGACGAGAATATCACACGAGAGAAAATTTGTACCACCGGTCAAAGCAAATAACTCTCTGTCAATGACAATGGAGGTAAGTAACTGTAAAAGGTCCTAGCTTTTATGGTCACAATGACCGTGGAGGTAACTAACTGTAAAGCAAATCACTCTTTTGGCAAATGCAGAAACAATATAAAGATTTGAGGAGTAGGAACGATAGTTTCAAGTCGTTTAAGGAGGAGAGGACTCCTCATGGACCAGTTCCTGATTATCAAAATATGCAGCACAACAGAAACAATCAAACTGGTGTGAGAATTTCACACTCAGGTCCATTGATGAGCAACCGGAACATGGCTAAGTCAACAATGCATGTGAAGGAGAATGCACTTCCTAGATACCCTCCAGCTAGAGTAAACCCGAAGATGTTATCAGGCTCAGTCTCCTCCAAAACATTATTAGAACGGCAAGATCAACCAGTCAcgaaccaaagaagaagagatcggCGAGCATACAATAGAGCTGATACTATGGATAGTAGACATATGACAGCACCAATTGACCCATCTTGGGTTAGTTAAtgatctctgtttttttattttctcgtaTCAGAGCAGctgttttcttttactaaCATTCATTGTTGTGTTTCAGTATAATCCTAGTGATAGCAAGATTTACATGTCAGGACCATTGTTGGCTCAGCCAAGCAGAGTGGACCAGATGCTTGAAGAACATGACAGACAGCTTCAGGAATTCAATAGACAGGCACTCAAGACACCACAA
This sequence is a window from Arabidopsis thaliana chromosome 1 sequence. Protein-coding genes within it:
- a CDS encoding pyrroline-5-carboxylate reductase (unknown protein; BEST Arabidopsis thaliana protein match is: unknown protein (TAIR:AT4G03600.1); Has 50 Blast hits to 50 proteins in 10 species: Archae - 0; Bacteria - 0; Metazoa - 0; Fungi - 0; Plants - 50; Viruses - 0; Other Eukaryotes - 0 (source: NCBI BLink).), yielding MMDPTGSPRTSNGSPPRSYLIFMRIMSKRRTWVCLFVAVYAILLASSWNFLTSVLSWYKLQYTSSPSPSRLPAVYASVVLGAVFGAMSMVAAAAVAVPAVMVIWISVVVLLAFFGKSRRVLVVEARKITREVFGFVFKVLLKEGNAVAAVCAVLGYFILIRKDFDSI
- a CDS encoding Protein kinase superfamily protein (Protein kinase superfamily protein; FUNCTIONS IN: protein serine/threonine kinase activity, protein kinase activity, kinase activity, ATP binding; INVOLVED IN: protein amino acid phosphorylation, N-terminal protein myristoylation; EXPRESSED IN: 24 plant structures; EXPRESSED DURING: 13 growth stages; CONTAINS InterPro DOMAIN/s: Protein kinase, ATP binding site (InterPro:IPR017441), Protein kinase, catalytic domain (InterPro:IPR000719), Serine/threonine-protein kinase domain (InterPro:IPR002290), Serine/threonine-protein kinase-like domain (InterPro:IPR017442), Protein kinase-like domain (InterPro:IPR011009), Serine/threonine-protein kinase, active site (InterPro:IPR008271); BEST Arabidopsis thaliana protein match is: Protein kinase superfamily protein (TAIR:AT5G44290.4); Has 123601 Blast hits to 122225 proteins in 4475 species: Archae - 82; Bacteria - 13399; Metazoa - 46732; Fungi - 12742; Plants - 30380; Viruses - 449; Other Eukaryotes - 19817 (source: NCBI BLink).); this encodes MGCVNSRHRPFRRKSTTLKESSEEKRSSRIDSSRRIDDWIQPEDGFDRLSNSGDAKVRLIESEMFSTSRCHDHQIGKILENPATVAHMDRVVHDQELRRASSAVVDSDLDIDPKVVKAKLDRWNSKDSKVRLIESEKLSSSMFSEHHQIEKGVEKPEVEASVRVVHRELKRGSSIVSPKDAERKQVAAGWPSWLVSVAGESLVDWAPRRANTFEKLEKIGQGTYSSVYRARDLLHNKIVALKKVRFDLNDMESVKFMAREIIVMRRLDHPNVLKLEGLITAPVSSSLYLVFEYMDHDLLGLSSLPGVKFTEPQVKCYMRQLLSGLEHCHSRGVLHRDIKGSNLLIDSKGVLKIADFGLATFFDPAKSVSLTSHVVTLWYRPPELLLGASHYGVGVDLWSTGCILGELYAGKPILPGKTEVEQLHKIFKLCGSPTENYWRKQKLPSSAGFKTAIPYRRKVSEMFKDFPASVLSLLETLLSIDPDHRSSADRALESEYFKTKPFACDPSNLPKYPPSKEIDAKMRDEAKRQQPMRAEKQERQDSMTRISHERKFVPPVKANNSLSMTMEKQYKDLRSRNDSFKSFKEERTPHGPVPDYQNMQHNRNNQTGVRISHSGPLMSNRNMAKSTMHVKENALPRYPPARVNPKMLSGSVSSKTLLERQDQPVTNQRRRDRRAYNRADTMDSRHMTAPIDPSWYNPSDSKIYMSGPLLAQPSRVDQMLEEHDRQLQEFNRQALKTPQG
- a CDS encoding Protein kinase superfamily protein (Protein kinase superfamily protein; FUNCTIONS IN: protein serine/threonine kinase activity, protein kinase activity, kinase activity, ATP binding; INVOLVED IN: protein amino acid phosphorylation; EXPRESSED IN: 24 plant structures; EXPRESSED DURING: 13 growth stages; CONTAINS InterPro DOMAIN/s: Protein kinase, ATP binding site (InterPro:IPR017441), Serine/threonine-protein kinase domain (InterPro:IPR002290), Serine/threonine-protein kinase-like domain (InterPro:IPR017442), Protein kinase-like domain (InterPro:IPR011009), Serine/threonine-protein kinase, active site (InterPro:IPR008271), Protein kinase, catalytic domain (InterPro:IPR000719), Tyrosine-protein kinase, catalytic domain (InterPro:IPR020635); BEST Arabidopsis thaliana protein match is: Protein kinase superfamily protein (TAIR:AT5G44290.4); Has 125124 Blast hits to 123732 proteins in 4582 species: Archae - 82; Bacteria - 13793; Metazoa - 47503; Fungi - 12299; Plants - 31008; Viruses - 451; Other Eukaryotes - 19988 (source: NCBI BLink).); amino-acid sequence: MGCVNSRHRPFRRKSTTLKESSEEKRSSRIDSSRRIDDWIQPEDGFDRLSNSGDAKVRLIESEMFSTSRCHDHQIGKILENPATVAHMDRVVHDQELRRASSAVVDSDLDIDPKVVKAKLDRWNSKDSKVRLIESEKLSSSMFSEHHQIEKGVEKPEVEASVRVVHRELKRGSSIVSPKDAERKQVAAGWPSWLVSVAGESLVDWAPRRANTFEKLEKIGQGTYSSVYRARDLLHNKIVALKKVRFDLNDMESVKFMAREIIVMRRLDHPNVLKLEGLITAPVSSSLYLVFEYMDHDLLGLSSLPGVKFTEPQVKCYMRQLLSGLEHCHSRGVLHRDIKGSNLLIDSKGVLKIADFGLATFFDPAKSVSLTSHVVTLWYRPPELLLGASHYGVGVDLWSTGCILGELYAGKPILPGKTEVEQLHKIFKLCGSPTENYWRKQKLPSSAGFKTAIPYRRKVSEMFKDFPASVLSLLETLLSIDPDHRSSADRALESEYFKTKPFACDPSNLPKYPPSKEIDAKMRDEAKRQQPMRAEKQERQDSMTRISHERKFVPPVKANNSLSMTMEKQYKDLRSRNDSFKSFKEERTPHGPVPDYQNMQHNRNNQTGVRISHSGPLMSNRNMAKSTMHVKENALPRYPPARVNPKMLSGSVSSKTLLERQDQPVTNQRRRDRRAYNRADTMDSRHMTAPIDPSWVS